In one Aromatoleum aromaticum EbN1 genomic region, the following are encoded:
- a CDS encoding chloride channel protein: MSFDPPGDNRTASGRALRQFARGSRRYALPWLSVGRWGKRILLVGTALLAGLIAILFAIGADLAIGAHQYVMNVSPWLSLLIAPGGFAAIAWIARRFFPGTQGSGIPQAIAASMTDDRRIRHKLLSFRIAIAKVVLTLGGLLSGGSIGREGPSVQIGASIMHLLAGRKKARIASSRDLIVAGSGAGIAAAFNTPLGGIMFAIEEMCRHRPFRANSTTLIAVIFAGLMSLGVLGNYTYFGRTPAALTWPAGIWPVLMCGAVGGVLGGLFGRLLIASSRGLPGTIGEFSRRRPIAFAAVCGLGTAIIGLMSGGLTYGTGYAESKAALEGSATLPFYFLIAKMAAIWLAFLSRIPAGIFAPALAVGAGLGADLSILLPEEHSAVILVLGMVAFLAGMTQTPITSFVIVMEMTANHEMLLPLMATAVVAHAFSKSVAPIPLYHALSYPALRQATAQAQSESARLSAGSRRAP, from the coding sequence GTGTCCTTCGATCCGCCAGGCGATAACCGAACCGCTTCCGGCCGCGCCCTGCGGCAGTTCGCCCGGGGCAGCCGACGCTATGCGCTGCCATGGCTGTCGGTCGGCCGTTGGGGCAAGCGCATCCTGCTCGTCGGCACAGCGCTGCTGGCCGGCCTCATCGCGATCCTCTTCGCGATCGGCGCGGATCTCGCCATCGGCGCCCATCAATACGTCATGAACGTGTCGCCGTGGCTGTCGCTGCTGATCGCACCCGGAGGCTTCGCGGCAATAGCCTGGATCGCGCGGCGATTTTTCCCCGGCACGCAGGGAAGCGGGATCCCGCAGGCGATCGCCGCGTCGATGACCGACGACCGACGCATTCGCCACAAACTGCTGTCGTTCCGGATTGCGATAGCGAAAGTCGTGCTGACGCTGGGCGGACTCCTGTCAGGGGGTTCGATCGGCCGGGAAGGGCCTTCCGTGCAGATCGGCGCTTCGATCATGCACCTGCTCGCCGGACGCAAGAAGGCGCGCATCGCGTCAAGCCGCGACCTGATCGTTGCCGGCAGCGGCGCCGGCATCGCCGCGGCATTCAACACCCCGCTCGGCGGCATCATGTTCGCGATCGAGGAAATGTGCCGCCACCGGCCCTTTCGCGCGAACAGCACGACGCTCATCGCCGTGATCTTCGCCGGGCTGATGTCGCTCGGCGTGCTCGGCAACTACACCTACTTCGGTCGCACGCCCGCCGCCCTGACGTGGCCCGCCGGGATCTGGCCGGTGTTGATGTGCGGCGCAGTCGGCGGCGTGCTGGGCGGACTCTTCGGCCGCCTGCTGATCGCGTCCTCGCGCGGGCTGCCCGGCACGATCGGGGAGTTCTCGCGCAGGCGGCCGATCGCCTTCGCCGCTGTCTGCGGGCTGGGCACCGCGATCATCGGACTGATGAGCGGAGGTCTTACGTATGGCACCGGCTATGCGGAATCGAAGGCCGCCCTCGAAGGCTCCGCCACGCTGCCCTTCTACTTCCTGATCGCGAAAATGGCTGCGATCTGGCTCGCGTTCCTCAGCCGCATTCCGGCCGGCATCTTCGCTCCGGCGCTCGCCGTCGGCGCCGGCCTGGGTGCCGATCTCTCGATCCTCTTGCCCGAGGAGCACAGCGCGGTGATCCTGGTTCTCGGCATGGTCGCGTTCCTCGCCGGCATGACGCAGACGCCGATCACGTCGTTCGTCATCGTCATGGAGATGACCGCGAACCACGAGATGCTGCTGCCGCTGATGGCGACGGCAGTCGTGGCTCACGCCTTTTCGAAGTCGGTCGCACCGATCCCGCTCTACCACGCGCTCTCGTATCCGGCGCTGCGGCAAGCCACCGCCCAGGCGCAGAGCGAAAGCGCAAGGCTGTCCGCCGGCAGTCGCAGAGCTCCGTGA
- a CDS encoding MarR family winged helix-turn-helix transcriptional regulator, giving the protein MSQEQSSALTKSPERKSSVSPLSVLQRFRVLIRTAQRHSQWIERKSGVTGAQLWALQELNEAEGLRVGELAGRMALHQSTASNMVDKLESAKLIRKERTSVDQRVVRLYLTDAGRDLLKRSPSPARGVVPEALRLLDEDALMRLQRELDSLLRQIKDLDEGFGMQPLPFTE; this is encoded by the coding sequence ATGTCGCAAGAGCAGTCTTCGGCCTTGACAAAATCCCCGGAACGCAAGTCATCGGTTTCGCCCTTGTCGGTTTTGCAGCGTTTTCGCGTACTCATCCGCACGGCGCAGCGTCATTCACAATGGATCGAGCGCAAAAGCGGTGTCACCGGCGCGCAGTTGTGGGCGTTGCAGGAACTCAATGAAGCGGAGGGGCTGCGAGTCGGGGAACTGGCGGGGAGAATGGCGCTACACCAGTCGACCGCGTCGAACATGGTGGACAAGCTCGAGTCGGCAAAGCTGATCCGGAAGGAACGCACGAGCGTCGATCAGCGCGTCGTCCGCCTGTACCTGACCGATGCAGGGCGCGATCTGCTCAAGCGTTCTCCGTCGCCCGCCCGAGGGGTGGTGCCCGAAGCGCTGCGCCTGCTCGACGAAGATGCGCTGATGCGCCTGCAACGTGAACTCGACAGTCTGCTGCGGCAGATCAAGGATCTGGACGAAGGCTTCGGTATGCAGCCCTTGCCCTTTACCGAGTAA
- a CDS encoding vWA domain-containing protein, which yields MLIDFFLHLKAGQLKVSTREFLTLLEGLRDGACSHSIDEFYFYARTCLVKDESHYDRFDAAFGSYFKGVTEIPGLEAELPQEWLQAMMKKHLSPEDKAKLEKLGWDKLMEEFRKRLGEQKERHQGGSKWIGTGGSSPFGNNGYHPEGIRVGGESAGNRTAIKVWEKREYRNLDDSVELGTRNIKVALRRLRRFARQGAADELDLDGTIAATARNAGWLDLMMRPERHNAVKVLLFLDVGGSMDDHIKVCEEMFSACRSEFKHLEYFYFHNCVYEKVWRDSLRRHTENIAVSDLLHRYGPDYKLIFVGDATMSPYELLHPHGSIEHMNSEPGAAWLRRLLDAWPAAAWLNPEPEHLWPYRKSIEIVDQVMGGRMFPMTLGGLERAMQQLSKKQ from the coding sequence ATGCTTATCGACTTTTTCCTGCACTTGAAAGCGGGCCAGCTCAAGGTGTCCACTCGCGAGTTCCTGACGCTGCTCGAAGGACTGCGTGACGGCGCCTGCAGCCACAGCATCGACGAATTCTATTTCTACGCCCGCACCTGCCTCGTCAAGGACGAATCCCATTACGACCGTTTCGATGCGGCGTTCGGGAGCTACTTCAAGGGAGTCACCGAGATTCCCGGGCTCGAAGCCGAGCTGCCGCAGGAATGGCTGCAGGCGATGATGAAGAAGCATCTTTCGCCCGAAGACAAGGCGAAGCTCGAAAAGCTTGGCTGGGACAAGCTGATGGAAGAGTTCCGCAAGCGGCTCGGCGAGCAGAAGGAGCGCCATCAGGGCGGCTCGAAATGGATCGGTACCGGTGGCAGCTCGCCGTTCGGCAACAACGGCTACCATCCGGAAGGCATCCGCGTAGGCGGCGAATCGGCCGGCAACCGGACGGCGATCAAGGTCTGGGAGAAGCGCGAATACCGCAACCTCGACGATTCGGTCGAGCTCGGCACCCGCAACATCAAGGTCGCGTTGCGGCGACTGCGGCGGTTTGCGCGGCAAGGCGCGGCCGACGAACTCGACCTGGATGGAACCATCGCCGCGACCGCGCGAAACGCCGGCTGGCTCGATCTGATGATGCGCCCGGAACGGCACAATGCGGTGAAAGTGCTGCTGTTTCTCGACGTCGGCGGCTCGATGGACGACCATATCAAGGTCTGCGAGGAGATGTTCTCGGCGTGTCGCAGCGAATTCAAGCACCTCGAGTATTTCTATTTCCACAACTGCGTCTACGAAAAGGTCTGGCGCGACAGCTTGCGGCGCCACACGGAGAACATCGCAGTTTCCGATCTGCTCCACCGCTACGGCCCCGACTACAAGCTGATCTTCGTTGGCGACGCGACGATGAGCCCGTACGAACTCCTGCACCCGCACGGTTCGATCGAACACATGAACAGCGAGCCGGGCGCGGCATGGCTGCGCCGCCTGCTCGACGCATGGCCGGCGGCGGCGTGGCTCAATCCCGAACCGGAACACCTGTGGCCGTACCGCAAGTCGATCGAAATCGTCGACCAGGTCATGGGCGGAAGGATGTTTCCGATGACGCTCGGCGGACTCGAGCGGGCAATGCAGCAGTTGTCGAAGAAGCAGTAA
- a CDS encoding AAA family ATPase, whose amino-acid sequence MRFEGSQDYVTTPDLMLAVNAAIKLQRPLLIKGEPGTGKTMLAEQVADALGVPLLQWHIKSTTKAQQGLYEYDAVSRLRDSQLGEDRVRDIANYILKGVLWQAFDAETPTVVLIDEIDKADIEFPNDLLRELDRMEFHVYETRQTVRARHRPIVFITSNNEKELPDAFLRRCFFHYIRFPDRDTMQRIVDVHFPGLKRDLLREAMEVFFGLRDVPGLKKKPSTSELIDWLKLLVAEDIPPEALRAKDQHAAVPPLAGALLKNEQDLHLFERLVFMARNNR is encoded by the coding sequence ATGCGCTTCGAAGGTTCACAAGACTACGTCACCACTCCCGACCTGATGCTGGCAGTCAATGCCGCGATCAAACTGCAGCGCCCACTGCTGATCAAGGGCGAACCGGGCACCGGCAAGACCATGCTGGCCGAGCAGGTCGCCGACGCATTGGGGGTTCCGCTGCTGCAGTGGCACATCAAGTCGACGACCAAGGCCCAGCAGGGGCTGTACGAATACGATGCGGTATCCCGCCTGCGCGACTCGCAACTCGGCGAAGACCGCGTCAGGGACATCGCCAACTATATTCTCAAGGGCGTGCTGTGGCAGGCGTTCGACGCCGAAACGCCGACGGTCGTCCTGATCGACGAAATCGACAAGGCGGACATCGAATTCCCCAACGACCTGCTGCGCGAACTCGACCGCATGGAGTTCCACGTCTACGAGACCCGCCAGACGGTTCGCGCACGCCATCGCCCGATCGTGTTCATCACGTCGAACAACGAAAAAGAGCTGCCGGACGCGTTCCTGCGCCGCTGCTTTTTCCATTACATCCGCTTCCCCGATCGCGACACGATGCAGCGCATCGTCGACGTCCATTTCCCGGGACTCAAGCGCGACCTGCTGCGCGAGGCCATGGAAGTATTCTTCGGCCTGCGCGACGTCCCGGGGCTGAAGAAGAAGCCGTCGACATCGGAACTGATCGACTGGCTCAAACTCCTCGTCGCCGAGGACATTCCGCCCGAAGCACTGCGGGCAAAGGACCAGCACGCCGCGGTCCCGCCGCTTGCCGGCGCACTGCTGAAAAACGAGCAGGACCTTCATCTGTTCGAACGGCTGGTGTTCATGGCGCGCAACAACCGCTGA
- a CDS encoding c-type cytochrome gives MHGRHLLIAACLALGGPAASALEGDAEAAQAKTSMCMGCHGIPGYRTAFPDVYPVPKLGGQHAAYLVRALQAYRDGERSHPTMRAIAASLSEQDMADLAAYYSVAGGEAQ, from the coding sequence ATGCACGGACGACATTTGCTCATCGCCGCCTGTCTTGCCTTGGGTGGACCCGCCGCCTCGGCGCTGGAAGGCGACGCAGAAGCTGCCCAGGCCAAGACTTCGATGTGCATGGGGTGTCACGGCATTCCGGGCTATCGCACCGCGTTCCCGGATGTCTACCCGGTGCCGAAGCTCGGCGGACAGCATGCGGCATACCTCGTGCGCGCGCTGCAGGCGTATCGCGACGGCGAACGCAGCCATCCGACGATGCGCGCGATTGCCGCAAGCCTGTCAGAGCAGGACATGGCGGACCTTGCGGCCTACTACAGCGTCGCGGGAGGAGAGGCGCAATGA
- a CDS encoding c-type cytochrome: MMTRNITLPALAALALAGSPAHAGDPAAGKEKSMVCAACHGPDGNSPSPEFPRLGGQYEDYLYQALLDYKTGRRKNPIMAAQVENLSPADLGDLAAYFAAQTGLYQKR, from the coding sequence ATGATGACACGAAATATCACCCTCCCGGCGCTGGCGGCTCTTGCGTTGGCGGGTTCCCCTGCGCACGCGGGCGATCCCGCCGCAGGCAAGGAAAAATCGATGGTCTGCGCAGCGTGTCACGGCCCGGACGGCAACAGTCCCTCGCCGGAATTTCCTCGCCTGGGCGGGCAATACGAAGATTATCTCTACCAGGCGCTGCTCGACTACAAGACGGGCAGGCGGAAGAATCCGATCATGGCTGCCCAGGTCGAGAACCTGTCGCCCGCGGATTTGGGCGACCTTGCTGCATACTTCGCCGCCCAGACCGGCCTGTACCAGAAACGCTGA
- a CDS encoding DUF1841 family protein: MFNPSRDQVRNFFIESWRKYQAKEVLTPLEHIASDLVLLHPEYQALLEDPDSLSRDFLPEDGQINPFLHLSFHLAIEEQLSIDQPSGLRAAFEACQRRRGNRHDALHDVLECLGETLFDAQRNNTQPDGPAYVSCVLRRARSN; this comes from the coding sequence ATGTTCAATCCCTCACGTGACCAGGTACGCAACTTCTTCATCGAAAGCTGGCGGAAATATCAGGCGAAGGAAGTACTGACACCGCTCGAACATATCGCTTCCGACCTCGTGCTCCTGCATCCCGAATATCAGGCGCTACTCGAAGACCCCGATTCGCTGTCGCGCGACTTCCTGCCGGAGGACGGACAGATCAACCCGTTCCTGCACCTGTCGTTCCACCTCGCGATCGAGGAGCAACTGTCGATCGACCAGCCGTCGGGCCTGCGCGCCGCGTTCGAAGCCTGCCAGCGCCGGCGCGGCAACCGTCACGATGCGCTCCACGACGTGCTCGAATGCCTCGGCGAAACGCTTTTCGACGCACAGCGCAACAACACGCAACCGGACGGTCCGGCTTACGTCTCGTGTGTCTTGCGCCGGGCACGCTCGAACTAG